The Saprospiraceae bacterium genome contains the following window.
AACAAAATCCTCGTTTGTAGGTGGAATGCATTTCTCGCTGTTGCAGCTCATAAAATAAGCAGATGCCTTGATCGGTTTTGAAGCATCGCTCACATTAATCTTTTGCACAAAATCTACATGATCATAATATTTTGAAACTACCAGATTATCAAATAATGGTTCAGGACCTTCTTTCTTTTTACCGCGCTCTTCGACTTTGCCAATCAATTCAAAATGCTTGTCTTTCACCAATGTAATTTCGATGGGTTGTGCGGCATTTGGATCGGATGACTGGCTGTAAATCGCCCAGCCTTCATCCATTTTAGCTTTTAGGATGATCTCATAGTGTGATTTATCCAATTGTTTGACTTCAGTAGTCCAATGAACCGGCTGTAGGATTTGGGCTGATGCATTCCATAATGAAAAAGTAAAAGCAAGCTGAAGAAATACTCTGGCAATTTTCATGGAAAGAAATTTAGTACCTTAAAGGAACACAAAAATAAACGAAACGGCCGGTCTTAGGGTGTTTAATAAAGGCCTTGAAAGCCTAGATTAACCTCACTTTAACGTTTTTGACGCAAAATTTCCAATCCAAATTTTCCAAAACCCAGGATTTAAACCCTGGGGTTTGGAAAATTTGGATTGGAAATAGTTATTAGCTTATGCTATGGAATTGGAATACTGTCTAATCCATTCAAAGATGGATTCAAGGATGGGGCGGCCATCGGTATTGCCGAGTGCAGCTTCTGCCGCACGTTCCGGGTGTGGCATCAATCCACATACATTGCGTTCTTTATTACAGATCCCTGCAATGTTTAAACAAGAACCATTTACATTGGACGCCTCGTCTATGCGGCCAGATGGATCGCAATACTGAAAGATAATTTGACTCTGGGACTTCAATTCACTCAAGGTTTGTTCGTCGGTAAAATAACGGCCATCTGCGTGCGCTATTGGTATTTTGTAAGCTTTATTTGGGTCTAACAAACAACTAAGTGGAGAATCGATCGTGCCTGGTTTGAGGTAGACATTTTTGCACATAAATTTTTCATTCTGGTTGACCAGCAATTGTCCTGGAAGCAATCCGGATTCACACAGAATTTGAAAACCATTGCAAATGCCGATCACCAATCCGCCTTCATTTGCAAAACGAATTACTTCAGGCATAATGGGTGAAAATTTAGCAATGGCACCACAACGCAGATAATCTCCAAAAGAAAATCCACCCGGCAGGAAAATGCAATCACCTGGATTAAACTGTTTTAAAGAGTGTTCTTTGTGCCAAATTTTCTCAATTGGCTTTTTGAATACTTCACCAATCACATACATCAGATCATCATCACAATTTGATCCGGGAAAAACAACCACGCCAAATTTCATATTACCAATTTTGAAATTGTAAAAATAAGGAGCAAAGCAGTAAAAACAGGTGAATGGTTTCCTGTATTAGCGGATTTTTAGGTTTAGTTAACAATGCACCTGTTAAAAGTGCCAAGGGACTAAATAAAATGATCAAATGATTTACCTGATCGATTTGTAAAAACAGTATGCTAAACCCGCTGATCAGGATAGCCCAAAACAATAGGTCAAACTGTTTTTGTGCCATGATCGACCTCTTAAACTGAAAAAACGGATATTGAATTAAATTGATTAAAACAAAAATAAATAACAAGGCAAATACAATCCAGCCGATGCTGCCAAATTTCATAGAAAATATAAACGGTTTAAAAAAACCTGCAATTTGCACATCCCAAAATTCGGTATGGAGATTAAAATAATAAAGGCTTACAAAAAGTAAAAAATACACATTAAAAAAGCCACCTAATATTTGAAGGATCTCTTTTAATTGATAGACGCGTAAAACCATAATACCCACCAAACCTAAAATTAAAAAGATGTAATACGGTGGATAAAATAGACTTGCCAAACCCACCAAAAAGCCATAATTAAAAAGTGCTAAAGCCGGTTTCTTTTTTAGATAAATTCCAAATAATTCTGGCAGGGCCAAGGTGAAAAAAAAGTTTGCAAGCAAGACCGGACCAAAGCAAAGGGTAGAAAAATGAAAGCCGCAAAACAGAATAAAAAACAAGGAACCAAAAAGTTGACCCTCTCCAGTCAATTTAAAACGACTGACCATTCGACCAATCCAAAGAGCCTGTAAGACAATAAGAACTAAGGAGCTGGTAATATTAAAGGCATTGTTTTCAGAGAGCTCTTTAAACAGTTTCAGGAAGAGCCAGCAAGATTCAGAAACGGGACAACTGACTTTATTAAACCAGCTGCTGGCATGCAATACCATTGCATAGGGTATTAGCAAGAAAGCCCCCATAAATGTATTTCTCTTAAATAACTCGAGCAAGCAGTTTAATTGTAGTATCAAAATTAATCCAATTTTTAAGGGAATTTCTAAAAACCAAGTATTCTTCGGGATCCAATTTATTT
Protein-coding sequences here:
- the purQ gene encoding phosphoribosylformylglycinamidine synthase subunit PurQ, with the protein product MKFGVVVFPGSNCDDDLMYVIGEVFKKPIEKIWHKEHSLKQFNPGDCIFLPGGFSFGDYLRCGAIAKFSPIMPEVIRFANEGGLVIGICNGFQILCESGLLPGQLLVNQNEKFMCKNVYLKPGTIDSPLSCLLDPNKAYKIPIAHADGRYFTDEQTLSELKSQSQIIFQYCDPSGRIDEASNVNGSCLNIAGICNKERNVCGLMPHPERAAEAALGNTDGRPILESIFEWIRQYSNSIA